Proteins encoded by one window of Desulfatibacillum aliphaticivorans DSM 15576:
- the grpE gene encoding nucleotide exchange factor GrpE, giving the protein MSNIDNEELDVFLDDPEDRTPRDQDSAPGGGSETGLMGPGRSSSSQMESLTEDSGALSGEESEFREDAPMDPDSGEEAFQDDFPLEASMSEASGSDGADYGDDSEIGFIVIDPPEDEEGAPPDPDNPETTECAPDQSDPSQDLGFVSEQISGLSQQMEQLSRDFESKLKYDSHKEKIIDSLHGELQEYKDGLLKKHMQSMVMDILKIIDDVRKIVRYYREKELSESDLPKLLDILEDLPSDLEDAFSFQGIRPYTCEGDAFNPSRQRVLQKIATQDESLDKKVAKRLLPGYEWDDTTIRLEMVGVYTYKPVSED; this is encoded by the coding sequence TTGAGCAATATTGACAATGAAGAGCTGGATGTTTTTCTTGACGATCCCGAGGATCGAACGCCTCGAGATCAGGACTCGGCGCCAGGGGGCGGTTCGGAAACCGGGCTTATGGGGCCGGGCCGTTCCTCTTCGTCCCAGATGGAAAGTCTAACCGAGGATTCGGGCGCCTTGTCCGGGGAGGAATCGGAGTTCCGGGAAGACGCCCCCATGGACCCGGATTCCGGTGAGGAAGCGTTTCAGGATGATTTCCCCTTGGAGGCCTCCATGTCTGAGGCGTCCGGCTCAGACGGCGCGGATTACGGAGACGACTCTGAGATCGGTTTCATCGTAATTGATCCGCCGGAAGACGAGGAGGGGGCGCCGCCGGACCCCGATAACCCGGAAACGACGGAGTGCGCGCCCGATCAGAGCGATCCTTCCCAGGACCTGGGATTCGTCTCCGAGCAGATTTCCGGGCTGTCCCAGCAGATGGAGCAGTTGTCCCGGGATTTTGAAAGCAAGTTGAAATACGACTCCCACAAGGAGAAAATCATTGATTCTTTGCACGGGGAGTTGCAGGAGTATAAAGACGGGCTCCTGAAAAAACATATGCAGTCCATGGTAATGGATATTTTGAAGATCATCGACGACGTGCGAAAGATCGTCCGCTATTACCGGGAAAAGGAACTGAGTGAAAGCGATCTTCCTAAATTATTGGACATATTAGAGGATTTGCCTTCGGATTTGGAGGACGCCTTTTCCTTCCAGGGGATCAGGCCGTACACATGCGAGGGAGACGCTTTCAACCCGTCCAGGCAAAGGGTGCTGCAAAAAATTGCAACGCAGGATGAGTCGCTGGACAAAAAGGTGGCCAAGCGGCTGCTGCCTGGGTACGAATGGGATGATACAACAATAAGACTTGAGATGGTTGGGGTTTACACTTACAAGCCCGTCTCAGAGGACTAG
- a CDS encoding DUF1566 domain-containing protein, whose protein sequence is MDRENYYILLELNIDPPEQDPAKIDAAIKRMQANWSRLRNHPTKGIQAKNYIGLIPEIRKVMSDPELREAEARDALKVSREKEGEAFAEIDRHLALHLSKGYISNQEITKLAELHHIEEDDIRARIKLMEEGRLVELDSQLGLRMAKGYITQEEISKLAKAHGMTEKDIKKRVNVPIRKAGSTEKIKGKSLDKSIEKVINDNLKIVGHASLYEFLGLPETASVELLRKTARKKEAEILKIAKKDALVTASGILAGQCSAIFRDQESRASYDISRGRSRLKDLEADIDVAGIDGKIRSQYFDILVKTGQDLGMDEAEAKSFIKNYCKKKNYVIEGQEKRKISPKQFIIIGAALVVLCVAAMGGLYLLMAMQAKAEFEDTTERALQQQDPEKRIVIYRNYVAVNDPSKYTEQVNALIRETMQQMKADKEKAAFASVDKQAKEFLAAEEFGKALDSYKEYLADFPGGSQTGAANAKVKEIENAFETFQFEGLKALDAADTDQRIAAYVEYLANHPHGQHKDEVSKLIWEMGDEYYLFLNRRIELASRQENWAQAIEYCDSYIRIFDNNNAKRLSREKEGFQKRLADQKAFEAVQAKASRRGTDYDAALADYNEFLTLHPRTTAKDKVLEQIRMLQALKYKSRIDNAQAAMRLKLSGNKRFTEQKPGTVLDRKTGLTWTLLSSQDDLQECVSYDYAKAYVQNMSVGGVRGWRLPTEAELEAFYKMDNGYPAAPGLVFWSSSSNPRWADGYMAEQVIVVSVDDGVENFRLDSRKCAAVHAVK, encoded by the coding sequence ATGGATAGGGAAAACTATTACATTCTGTTGGAACTGAACATTGACCCTCCTGAACAGGACCCTGCTAAGATAGACGCCGCTATCAAGCGCATGCAGGCCAACTGGAGCCGTTTGCGCAACCATCCCACCAAGGGGATTCAGGCGAAAAACTATATAGGGCTCATTCCTGAAATCCGCAAAGTCATGAGCGATCCCGAATTGCGGGAGGCGGAGGCCAGGGACGCCCTGAAAGTCAGCCGGGAGAAAGAAGGCGAAGCCTTTGCCGAAATCGACAGGCATCTGGCCCTTCATTTAAGCAAGGGGTACATTTCCAACCAGGAAATCACCAAGCTCGCCGAACTGCATCATATTGAAGAAGACGACATCCGCGCCCGGATCAAGCTCATGGAAGAAGGGAGGCTGGTGGAGCTGGACAGCCAGCTCGGCTTGCGCATGGCCAAGGGGTATATCACCCAGGAGGAAATCTCCAAGTTGGCCAAAGCCCATGGCATGACCGAAAAGGATATTAAAAAGCGGGTGAACGTTCCCATCCGCAAAGCCGGATCCACGGAAAAGATCAAAGGCAAATCCCTGGATAAATCCATTGAGAAGGTGATCAATGACAACCTGAAGATCGTCGGCCACGCTTCTTTGTATGAATTTTTGGGCCTGCCTGAAACCGCCAGCGTCGAGCTTCTAAGGAAAACCGCCCGTAAAAAGGAAGCGGAAATCCTTAAAATCGCCAAAAAGGACGCCCTGGTGACGGCTTCCGGCATTTTGGCGGGGCAATGCTCGGCCATTTTTCGGGATCAGGAATCGCGCGCATCCTACGACATCAGCCGGGGACGCTCCCGTTTAAAGGATCTGGAAGCCGATATCGACGTGGCCGGCATTGACGGCAAAATCCGCTCCCAGTATTTCGACATCCTGGTCAAAACAGGCCAGGATCTGGGCATGGATGAGGCCGAGGCCAAGTCCTTTATCAAGAATTACTGCAAAAAAAAAAATTACGTTATCGAAGGCCAGGAAAAAAGGAAGATCTCCCCAAAGCAGTTCATTATCATTGGGGCCGCCCTGGTCGTTCTATGCGTGGCCGCAATGGGCGGACTCTACCTATTAATGGCCATGCAGGCCAAAGCCGAGTTTGAAGACACGACCGAAAGAGCTCTCCAGCAGCAAGATCCGGAAAAACGGATCGTCATCTATCGCAACTACGTTGCAGTCAATGATCCCAGTAAATACACCGAGCAGGTGAACGCGCTCATACGCGAAACCATGCAGCAGATGAAAGCTGACAAGGAAAAGGCCGCCTTTGCGTCGGTGGACAAACAGGCCAAGGAATTCCTCGCCGCCGAGGAGTTTGGAAAAGCCCTTGACTCGTATAAGGAGTACCTTGCGGATTTCCCGGGCGGCTCTCAAACAGGCGCTGCAAACGCCAAAGTCAAGGAAATTGAAAACGCCTTTGAAACCTTCCAGTTCGAAGGGCTGAAAGCCCTGGACGCCGCAGACACCGACCAACGCATCGCCGCTTACGTGGAATATCTGGCCAATCATCCCCACGGTCAGCATAAGGACGAAGTCTCCAAACTCATTTGGGAGATGGGCGACGAGTATTACCTGTTCCTGAACCGGAGAATCGAGCTGGCCTCCCGCCAGGAAAACTGGGCTCAGGCGATAGAATATTGCGACTCCTACATTCGGATCTTCGATAACAATAACGCCAAACGGTTAAGCCGGGAAAAGGAAGGCTTCCAAAAGAGGCTGGCTGACCAAAAGGCTTTCGAAGCTGTCCAGGCTAAGGCTTCGCGCCGCGGAACCGATTATGATGCAGCCCTGGCGGACTACAACGAATTTTTGACGCTCCATCCCCGGACCACGGCCAAAGACAAGGTCCTGGAGCAGATCAGAATGCTGCAGGCCTTAAAGTACAAGTCCCGCATTGACAACGCTCAGGCGGCCATGCGCCTGAAGCTGAGCGGCAATAAACGCTTTACCGAACAAAAGCCGGGGACTGTTCTGGATAGAAAAACAGGCCTGACCTGGACCCTTTTGTCATCCCAGGACGACCTGCAAGAGTGCGTGAGCTATGACTATGCCAAGGCCTACGTACAAAACATGAGTGTAGGAGGAGTCAGGGGATGGCGCTTGCCCACCGAAGCGGAGTTGGAGGCCTTTTACAAAATGGATAATGGCTATCCCGCCGCACCGGGCCTGGTCTTTTGGTCGAGCTCCAGCAATCCCAGATGGGCGGACGGCTACATGGCCGAGCAGGTGATCGTGGTTTCCGTTGATGACGGAGTGGAAAACTTCCGGTTGGATTCCAGGAAATGCGCAGCGGTGCACGCAGTCAAATAA
- a CDS encoding DUF4388 domain-containing protein, whose protein sequence is MLPLVVIYEGLAYMHLKGNFETASLTTILQMLSNDMKTGLLRLTNEENDVRIFFKEGVVIYARGTAQEHALGQVLMSKGVITSDQLDECLEESSRTRQALGNILVKKGHVSLKRLKKHIADQAEQVIYSVFFWDGGRFDYSDSDLVPPGVLVTHLDIMNILLEATRRIDELDVLKKHLPGDDVVLKAVGAASADQVKLSPIEWRFLSLVDGKRKIKDITRESGYDKFTVYQVLNSLLSMGLAEKDEVLASKVEAYGPILDLYRQFWVVVRKELEKDLGSRPFIIVGTPPPASPSKRRDFIKNLHETELWKWISNILLKARPKDEAFRGVFKGIHPDNTPTETKDWVFECFKEEAPEKGARILEEGYKLYLTNLLKDLPDIIGGFRTLDVIAALTETLSKTRDKRLMLSPDQSNGIQSVFAMASQFVAEKLNDEEEKIFGLFALKNRKYLS, encoded by the coding sequence TTGTTACCTCTTGTAGTTATTTATGAAGGCCTGGCGTACATGCATTTAAAAGGCAATTTTGAGACTGCGTCGTTGACCACCATCCTTCAGATGTTGTCCAACGATATGAAAACCGGGCTTCTGCGCCTGACCAATGAAGAGAATGACGTGCGCATTTTCTTCAAGGAAGGCGTGGTGATCTATGCAAGAGGAACAGCCCAGGAGCACGCTCTGGGCCAGGTGCTGATGTCCAAAGGCGTCATTACAAGCGATCAGCTGGACGAATGCCTGGAGGAATCCTCCCGGACCCGGCAGGCCTTGGGCAACATTCTGGTCAAAAAAGGGCATGTAAGCCTAAAAAGGCTTAAGAAGCATATCGCGGATCAGGCCGAGCAGGTGATTTACAGCGTTTTTTTCTGGGACGGCGGCCGTTTCGATTATTCGGACTCCGACCTGGTTCCTCCGGGGGTTCTGGTCACTCACCTGGACATCATGAACATCCTGCTGGAAGCCACACGGCGCATTGACGAATTGGATGTGCTGAAAAAGCACCTTCCCGGCGACGATGTGGTATTGAAGGCCGTGGGAGCCGCCTCCGCGGACCAGGTCAAGCTGAGCCCCATTGAATGGCGCTTTCTTTCTCTTGTGGACGGCAAGCGCAAGATCAAGGACATCACGCGGGAAAGCGGATACGATAAGTTTACGGTTTATCAGGTTTTAAATTCCCTGCTTTCCATGGGATTGGCGGAAAAGGACGAAGTGCTGGCCTCCAAAGTCGAAGCCTACGGCCCGATTTTGGATCTTTACAGGCAGTTTTGGGTGGTGGTTCGCAAGGAACTGGAAAAGGACCTGGGTTCACGGCCTTTTATCATCGTCGGGACTCCTCCCCCCGCCTCTCCTTCCAAGCGCAGGGATTTTATAAAGAATTTGCACGAAACTGAATTGTGGAAATGGATTTCCAATATTTTACTCAAGGCGCGGCCGAAAGACGAAGCGTTTCGAGGCGTTTTCAAGGGGATCCATCCGGATAACACGCCCACCGAAACCAAAGATTGGGTTTTTGAATGCTTTAAGGAGGAGGCTCCGGAAAAAGGCGCACGAATATTGGAGGAAGGGTACAAGTTGTATTTAACGAACCTGTTAAAAGACTTGCCTGATATCATTGGGGGATTCAGGACCCTGGACGTTATCGCCGCCTTGACCGAAACCCTAAGCAAAACCCGCGATAAGAGGCTCATGCTCTCACCGGATCAGTCAAACGGCATCCAGTCCGTTTTTGCGATGGCAAGTCAGTTCGTTGCAGAAAAGCTCAATGATGAAGAAGAAAAGATATTCGGACTTTTTGCTCTGAAAAACAGGAAGTATCTCTCTTAA
- a CDS encoding cyclic nucleotide-binding domain-containing protein, whose amino-acid sequence MFEVVAREEFNDGDLIFEEDAAGDKIYQVETGAVTVTKKVYGEDIVVEVIRKGEIFGEMSYIAKIPRTATARALGATVVNVLDPGAIRDEFSGLSQGMRQIFRSLVMRLKKATDTSSGVHFLRKEPRMKKMFSLSFLAGDAIRESYSHDASCGGLFIKTDRPLDIGREFELSLWLPNHPKPLKIKSKVMWNRPKTDDPIEMPVGMGVQFTSISRDDYEKLQVALPEC is encoded by the coding sequence ATGTTTGAAGTCGTTGCCAGGGAAGAATTCAATGACGGAGATCTTATATTCGAGGAAGACGCCGCCGGTGATAAAATCTACCAGGTGGAAACCGGCGCCGTAACCGTCACCAAAAAAGTGTACGGAGAGGACATCGTGGTTGAGGTCATCCGAAAGGGGGAGATTTTCGGAGAAATGTCCTATATCGCAAAAATACCCAGGACCGCCACAGCCAGGGCTTTGGGCGCCACGGTGGTCAACGTCCTGGACCCGGGAGCAATCCGCGACGAGTTTTCCGGCCTGAGCCAGGGGATGAGGCAGATCTTCCGGAGCCTGGTTATGCGCCTTAAAAAGGCTACGGACACTTCCTCGGGAGTTCATTTTCTCCGTAAAGAGCCCCGTATGAAAAAAATGTTTTCGCTGTCCTTTCTGGCCGGCGACGCCATAAGGGAAAGCTATTCCCACGACGCCAGTTGCGGAGGCTTGTTTATAAAGACCGACCGGCCCCTGGACATAGGCCGGGAGTTTGAATTGAGCCTGTGGCTGCCTAATCACCCCAAGCCGCTGAAAATCAAAAGCAAAGTCATGTGGAACCGGCCCAAGACGGACGATCCCATTGAGATGCCTGTAGGCATGGGGGTGCAATTCACTAGTATCAGTCGGGATGATTACGAAAAGTTGCAGGTAGCCTTACCGGAATGCTGA
- a CDS encoding Hsp70 family protein, translating into MGTQMKRIYGIDLGTTYSSIAYVDEFGKAVVIPNSENERVTPSVVFFDGDAVVVGGVAKESARLYPNEVVSFIKRSMGEPNFLFEYNGKSYRPEEISAYVLKKVAKDAEEKIGEAITDVVITCPAYFGINEREATKIAGEIAGFNVRQIINEPTAAAIAYGSIEQTDNRVVLVYDLGGGTFDITMIDIRPDAIQVICTGGDHNLGGKDWDDRIVNNLVQEFQTQTGSQEDILEDPDTWQDLQLSAEKSKKILSQREKTPIAVTHGGERVKVELQRDKFYEITRDLLERTISLTHGILEEARKKGYNRFDEIILVGGSTRMPQVEKRIKEEFGMDPKVFDPDEAVAKGAAIFGWKLSINDDLIKRVAQKTQKTVEEITKTMDTSSQQFKDAAREMADDTGVTQAAVESSLIKIRDVTSKSFGVVVNNAENEEAVFNVVLRNTAVPVNAKDTFFTAVANQQKVLIRIMECETSEEWVPVETAVEIGTAVLNLPTGLPTETPVEISFSLNREGRLQITARETTESKEVNVVIETTSVIRGKDLDEAKARSQGAVVQ; encoded by the coding sequence ATGGGCACGCAAATGAAACGGATTTACGGAATTGACCTGGGCACCACTTATTCTTCCATCGCTTATGTTGACGAGTTCGGAAAAGCGGTTGTCATTCCAAATTCTGAAAATGAACGCGTAACGCCCTCGGTTGTGTTTTTCGACGGGGACGCTGTGGTGGTGGGCGGCGTGGCAAAGGAAAGCGCCAGGCTGTATCCCAACGAAGTGGTCAGTTTTATCAAGCGTTCCATGGGCGAGCCCAACTTTTTGTTCGAATACAACGGGAAGAGCTACCGCCCCGAAGAAATCTCCGCCTATGTTTTGAAAAAGGTGGCCAAGGACGCAGAGGAGAAAATCGGCGAGGCCATTACGGACGTGGTCATCACCTGCCCGGCTTATTTCGGCATCAACGAGCGGGAGGCCACCAAGATCGCCGGCGAGATCGCCGGGTTCAACGTGCGCCAGATCATCAACGAGCCCACCGCCGCGGCCATCGCCTACGGGTCCATTGAACAAACCGACAACCGGGTCGTCCTGGTATACGACCTCGGGGGCGGCACCTTCGACATCACCATGATCGACATTCGGCCGGACGCCATCCAGGTCATCTGCACCGGCGGCGATCACAACCTGGGCGGCAAGGACTGGGACGACCGCATCGTCAACAACCTGGTCCAGGAGTTCCAGACCCAGACCGGCTCCCAGGAAGACATTCTGGAAGACCCCGACACCTGGCAGGACCTGCAGCTCTCCGCTGAAAAATCCAAGAAGATCCTCTCCCAAAGGGAAAAAACGCCCATCGCCGTCACCCACGGCGGAGAGCGCGTCAAGGTGGAGCTGCAAAGGGACAAGTTTTACGAAATCACGCGGGACCTGTTGGAACGCACCATTTCCCTGACCCACGGCATTTTGGAGGAAGCCCGGAAAAAGGGCTACAACCGGTTTGACGAAATCATCCTGGTGGGCGGCTCCACCCGCATGCCGCAGGTGGAAAAACGCATCAAGGAAGAATTCGGCATGGATCCCAAGGTTTTCGATCCGGATGAAGCCGTAGCCAAGGGCGCCGCCATTTTTGGTTGGAAGCTGTCCATCAACGACGACCTGATCAAGAGGGTGGCGCAAAAGACCCAGAAAACCGTGGAAGAAATCACCAAGACCATGGACACCAGCTCCCAGCAGTTCAAAGACGCTGCAAGGGAAATGGCCGACGATACCGGCGTGACCCAGGCCGCGGTGGAAAGCTCCCTCATAAAAATCAGGGACGTCACCAGCAAGAGCTTCGGCGTTGTGGTCAACAACGCTGAGAATGAAGAAGCCGTGTTCAATGTGGTGCTGAGGAACACGGCGGTTCCCGTCAATGCCAAAGACACCTTTTTCACCGCCGTCGCCAATCAGCAAAAAGTCCTCATTCGCATTATGGAGTGTGAAACCAGCGAGGAATGGGTGCCTGTGGAGACGGCCGTGGAAATTGGAACAGCGGTCCTTAACCTGCCGACCGGCCTGCCAACGGAAACTCCCGTGGAAATTTCCTTTTCCCTGAACAGGGAAGGGCGCCTGCAGATTACGGCCCGGGAAACCACGGAATCCAAGGAAGTGAATGTGGTTATCGAAACCACGTCGGTCATCCGCGGCAAGGACCTGGATGAAGCCAAAGCCCGCAGCCAGGGGGCCGTTGTGCAATAA